The following are encoded together in the Gemmatimonadaceae bacterium genome:
- a CDS encoding HD domain-containing phosphohydrolase, with the protein MSSPAAEVLPGNALVAGLMAEAEHAEAAGHRELARRRYESALYLLQGPERASEASVILRRVGRLYFDDGDFAAGVDCLTVALATAEAVGDQSLVAYANNVMAIGHWQRGMLREAEQLYAAAYRAARIGKDTKLAAMVDQNLGIIANTQGDLSRALRHYEASLAGYRELGLDEFIGKLLANMGMAYADLERWDEAEKIYQEALAICAACGDVSTALMVEGNRAEAQIARGLFVEARLVCERVLRRAQGLNDARAVAEVQKHLGVISRESAKLDDAERFLRLAFTAATSREDLLLAAEVAREQAELYSVMRRERETLQALNTSHRLFTELRAQRDLADVARRMRNLEQRFYDIVSAWARSIESKDPYTLGHCERVADYACAILLALDPDRSTLFWFRIGALLHDVGKINVPIEVLNKPGKFTPEERALMESHPVAGVELLKDVEFPWDVLPMVRSHHERWDGRGYPDRLTGEEIPLHARVLALADVFDALTSDRPYRPAFSPQEALRMMREDSGKAFDPTLFPIFERLVPGFQGFVAAAAGTMSEIKQAAA; encoded by the coding sequence ATGTCGTCTCCGGCGGCCGAAGTGTTGCCCGGCAACGCGCTGGTCGCCGGACTCATGGCCGAAGCAGAGCACGCCGAGGCCGCCGGGCATCGCGAGCTCGCGAGACGTCGCTACGAGAGCGCACTGTATCTGCTTCAGGGTCCGGAGCGCGCCTCCGAGGCGTCCGTCATCCTGCGGCGAGTCGGCCGGCTCTATTTCGATGATGGTGACTTCGCCGCTGGTGTCGACTGCCTAACGGTCGCACTCGCAACCGCCGAAGCAGTTGGTGATCAGTCGCTCGTCGCGTACGCTAATAACGTCATGGCGATCGGCCACTGGCAACGTGGAATGCTCCGCGAAGCCGAGCAGCTGTACGCTGCTGCGTACCGTGCGGCGCGCATTGGCAAGGACACGAAGCTCGCGGCGATGGTCGATCAGAATCTCGGTATCATCGCGAACACGCAGGGCGACTTGTCGCGCGCCTTGCGGCATTACGAGGCGAGCCTCGCCGGCTACCGGGAGCTCGGCCTCGACGAGTTCATCGGAAAGCTGCTGGCGAACATGGGAATGGCTTACGCGGACTTGGAGCGCTGGGACGAAGCCGAGAAGATCTATCAGGAAGCATTGGCGATCTGCGCCGCCTGCGGCGACGTGAGCACCGCGCTCATGGTCGAGGGAAACCGCGCCGAAGCGCAGATTGCTCGCGGCCTCTTCGTCGAGGCCCGACTGGTCTGCGAGCGCGTGCTTCGACGTGCCCAGGGTCTGAACGACGCGCGCGCCGTCGCTGAAGTGCAGAAGCATCTCGGCGTCATCTCTCGTGAGTCAGCGAAACTGGACGACGCGGAGAGATTCCTGCGACTCGCATTCACCGCCGCAACGTCTCGTGAGGATCTCCTCCTCGCCGCCGAAGTCGCGCGCGAGCAAGCCGAGCTCTATTCCGTAATGCGTCGAGAGCGCGAAACGCTGCAGGCACTCAACACGTCACACCGGCTCTTCACGGAGCTGCGCGCGCAACGCGATCTTGCCGATGTCGCGCGCCGGATGCGCAACCTCGAGCAGCGCTTCTACGATATCGTCAGTGCGTGGGCGCGCTCGATCGAATCCAAGGATCCATACACGCTCGGTCACTGCGAGCGCGTTGCCGATTACGCGTGCGCCATTCTGCTCGCGCTCGACCCCGATCGGAGCACGCTCTTCTGGTTCCGGATCGGTGCGCTGCTCCACGACGTCGGCAAGATCAATGTGCCGATCGAAGTGTTGAACAAGCCGGGGAAATTCACCCCGGAGGAACGCGCACTCATGGAAAGTCACCCCGTGGCCGGTGTCGAGCTGCTCAAAGACGTCGAGTTCCCGTGGGACGTTTTGCCAATGGTCCGCAGCCACCACGAGCGATGGGATGGTCGCGGCTACCCCGATCGCCTAACGGGCGAGGAGATCCCGTTGCACGCGCGCGTGCTTGCGCTCGCCGACGTGTTCGACGCGCTCACCTCGGACCGCCCGTATCGCCCAGCGTTCTCGCCGCAGGAGGCGCTGCGCATGATGCGTGAGGATTCGGGCAAGGCATTCGATCCGACGCTGTTCCCGATTTTCGAGCGTCTTGTCCCTGGTTTTCAGGGCTTTGTGGCTGCTGCCGCGGGCACGATGTCCGAGATCAAACAGGCCGCGGCGTAA